In the genome of Magnolia sinica isolate HGM2019 chromosome 2, MsV1, whole genome shotgun sequence, one region contains:
- the LOC131237025 gene encoding zeta-carotene desaturase, chloroplastic/chromoplastic-like → MSTAVELLDQGHEVDIYDSRSFIGGKVGSCVDKHGNHIEMGLHVFFGCYSNLFCLMKKKNSVVAGALIGVALVLTCEDASHEQVIHCPITGVALSTAVNLLVGIF, encoded by the exons ATGTCTACTGCAGTGGAGCTTTTGGATCAAGGCCATGAG GTTGATATTTATGATTCACGGTCTTTCATTGGTGGAAAAGTGGGCTCATGTGTAGATAAGCATGGGAATCACATCGAGATGGGACTACATGTCTTCTTTGGTTGCTACAGCAACCTTTTTTGCCTGATGAAAAAG AAAAATAGTGTGGTGGCAGGGGCGTTGATAGGAGTGGCATTGGTGCTCACTTGTGAGGACGCCTCTCATGAACAGGTTATTCATTGCCCCATCACTGGAGTAGCGCTTTCAACAGCTGTGAATCTTCTCGTCGGGATATTCTAG